From Pithys albifrons albifrons isolate INPA30051 chromosome 27, PitAlb_v1, whole genome shotgun sequence, one genomic window encodes:
- the LOC139683084 gene encoding GRAM domain-containing protein 2B-like, with amino-acid sequence MAALNNHGGAPAHKMAAAERRRTHRIGSCAGGPPPSGAEQPMRTVLGAGDGAWLRSQGCLRSSHPRGPHSGHRGQPGHRGQTVDTGQPARGELPHPPQPGSCPAPLPGLGTPRVGKAPAAGREPSVPLPTSPAARGAATHRRGVSVQEAPGCGDRRTGWWARSRCPPGAGLGLTPCSPGVLRAGAAPTAPSEPAAAARPRPLPFLGRRRRRRRRRRQWPRSRNSAGRSGSGTAPTGRDGGAGSAHQQDRPQPAPLPELSGSSLMPGKLRRSARAEKPWQSLEERGSSQLGQPKLTRSRTYDPSCKDTEQAATGGQGPPSPALSKQDSSYRRAFGELAEGDALLGCFSCAWQREVPYHGRLYVSSRHVFFHSSLLLKDIKAVVPVASISALKKTNTALLVPNALSIRTAKGEKFLFVSLRQRETTYQLLRSVCKHLQDSGQSPRDSVSSEETLRKPLISSQLDPEQSTLEPNSLHDSLDEPSPRPRQAEEEEEALLAPSSSEGVPLAGTRSLWGGPHTALWAWGTALWSWMTPERSPLNIIIIIYLLLLVALLVSSGYIGLRIVELEQQLAFTVARPQLNLSQQYKTT; translated from the exons ATGGCCGCCCTCAACAACCATGGCGGCGCGCCCGCACACAAGATGGCGGCCGCGGAGCGGCGCCGGACACACAGGATTGGCTCCTGTGCGGGCGGCCCGCCCCCCTCGGGGGCAGAACAGCCAATGAGGACCGTCCTTGGGGCGGGGGACGGGGCGT GGCTGCGGTCACAGGGATGCCTGCGGAGCTCTCACCCACGGGGTCCCCACTCGGGACACAGGGGACAGCCGGGACACAGGGGACAGACAGTGGACACGGGACAGCCAGCCCGGGGGGAGCTCCCACACCCTCCCCAGCCGGGGTCCTGCCCCGCGCCGCTCCCTGGTCTGGGTACCCCCCGGGTGGGCAAAGCTCCAGCTGCGGGGAGAGAACCCTCAGTGCCCCTTCCCACCTCTCCGGCTGCCCGTGGGGCTGCCACCCACCGCCGGGGGGTCTCCGTGCAGGAGGCCCCGGGGTGCGGGGACAGGCGGACAGGGTGGTGGGCCAGGTCCCGCTGTCCCCCGGGAGCCGGGCTGGGGCTTACCCCGTGCAGCCCCGGGGTGCTccgggctggggctgccccgaCCGCTCCCTCCGAACCCGCCGcggccgcccggccccgcccgctgCCCTTCctcgggaggaggaggaggaggaggaggaggagacggCAGTGGCCGCGGAGCAGGAACAGCGCTGGAAGGAGCGGGAGCGGGACAGCCCcgacgggacgggacgggggtgctggcagtgcccaccagcaG GACCGTCCACAACCTGCCCCTCTGCCCGAGCTCTCGGGCTCGTCCCTCATGCCCGGGAAGCTGCGGCGCAGCGCCCGGGCGGAGAAGCcgtggcagagcctggaggagaggggaagctcccagctggggcagcccaAGCTCACCAG ATCCAGGACCTATGACCCCTCCTGCAAGGACACAGAGCAGGCGGCCACAGGCGGGCAGGGACCCCCGTCCCCCGCG CTGAGCAAGCAGGACAGCAGCTACCGCCGCGCGTTCGGGGAGCTCGCCGAGGGGGACGCGCTGCTGGGCTGCTTCTCCTGCGCCTGGCAGAGAGAGGTGCCCTACCACGGCCGCCTCTACGTGTCCTCCCGCCACGTCTTCTTCCATTCCAGCCTCCTGCTCAAGGACATCAAG GCCGTGGTCCCCGTCGCCTCCATCTCAGCCCTCAAAAAGACCAACACGGCGCTGCTGGTGCCCAACGCGCTGAGCATCCGCACGGCCAAGGGGGAGAAG TTCCTTTTCGTGTCACTGCGCCAGCGAGAGACGACGTACCAGCTCTTGAGGTCGGTCTGCAAACACCTACAG GACAGCGGCCAGAGCCCTCGGGACTCTGTGAGCAGCGAGGAAACCCTTAGGAAGCCTCTG ATCTCGAGCCAGTTGGACCCAGAGCAGAGCACCCTGGAGCCCAACAGCCTCCATGATTCCCTGG ATGAGCCGAGCCCAAGGCCAAGGcaagcagaggaggaggaggaggccctgctggctcccagcagcagtgaAGGGGTGCCCTTGGCAGGGACACGCAGCCTCTGGG GGGGACCCCACACCGCACTCTGGGCCTGGGGCACTGCACTCTGGTCCTGGATGACCCCCGAGCGAAGCCCTCtcaacatcatcatcatcatctacCTGCTGCT